A single genomic interval of uncultured Pseudodesulfovibrio sp. harbors:
- a CDS encoding chemotaxis protein CheB yields the protein MTKKKDTPASHPHEDSLASTDKVAPAPGRPSEPTFPIVGIGASAGGLAAFEAFFSGMPTDTDPGMAFVLVQHLKPDHKSLLTELIRRYTSMEVFEVEDGMEVRPNCTYIIPPNRDMAILHGRLQLLEPINPRGQRLPIDFFFRSLAQSMHESVVGVVLSGTGSDGTLGVRAIKGEGGMVIAQTPESCEYDGMPRSAIATGLVDYELPPSEMPARIIAYTDHVYGPPLCAETDPIPGTENALQKICILLRIHTGHDFSQYKPSTINRRIERRMAVHQIDTLDAYIQYLQQAPREVESLFRDLLIGVTRFFRDTEAFNTFEEEVVPKLFAEKSPGSSIRIWSTGCSTGEEAYSVAILLQEYMEKTRTRIKVQIFATDIDSQAINTARSGLYPTSIAADVTPERLSRFFTIESNGSAYRIHKTLRDILIFSEQDVIKDPPFSRLDCILCRNLLIYMDGELQKKIMPLFHYALRPGGFLFLGTSETVGDFGDLFTAMHRKSKLYLRKEAQLGKRSTAMSRFIPPLSALDSSLLRPTTVKEVAPAKLPLRDLTEQTLLQRFVPVGVLVNAQGDILYLHGRTGQYLEPAQGEAGTNNILKMAREGLRRGLNTALHKARSSGGTARSQSLWVKTNGSFTSVDLTVCPVAADHVDFSDPLYLVILEPSPQVGHGSVPTSASPAVGGDGEKSDEDGEKDNLVKTLRQELLANEEYLQSTIEELETSNEELNSSNEEMQSINEELQSSNEELETSKEELQSVNEELSTVNTELQNKLTDLSQANNDMSNLLSGTGIATIFVDHQLCIMRFTPAATRIINLIPVDIGRPVGHIVSKLVGYDSLVEDVESVLETLLPKDLEVQAEDGKWYTMRIQPYRTLDNVIEGAVITFVDITEMKKSDELLQEAHGQIRLAVVARDSQDAITVLDMKGDILSWNPSAHRLLGWREEEALSMNIQDMLPKDMQAEELENLRLVAQGDLPMPYETRRIHKDGQTLQVWLTASLLLDDTGSAYGMATTQRIVREANKS from the coding sequence ATGACAAAGAAAAAAGATACACCCGCTTCTCATCCGCACGAGGACTCTCTCGCATCGACCGACAAGGTCGCTCCCGCTCCGGGACGGCCTTCCGAGCCGACCTTTCCCATCGTCGGCATTGGCGCCTCGGCCGGAGGTCTGGCGGCTTTCGAAGCCTTTTTCTCCGGCATGCCGACCGATACCGATCCGGGGATGGCCTTTGTTCTAGTCCAGCATCTGAAGCCGGATCACAAGAGTCTGCTGACCGAACTCATCCGACGCTACACCAGCATGGAGGTCTTCGAGGTGGAAGATGGTATGGAAGTTCGGCCTAACTGCACCTATATTATTCCGCCCAACCGCGACATGGCCATTCTGCACGGCAGGTTGCAATTGCTCGAGCCCATCAACCCACGAGGGCAGCGACTGCCCATCGACTTTTTTTTCCGTTCCCTGGCTCAGAGCATGCATGAATCGGTGGTCGGCGTCGTGCTCTCGGGCACGGGCAGCGATGGCACACTCGGTGTGCGGGCCATTAAAGGTGAAGGGGGCATGGTCATTGCCCAGACGCCCGAATCCTGCGAGTACGACGGCATGCCGCGCAGCGCCATTGCCACAGGCCTGGTGGATTACGAATTGCCGCCGTCGGAGATGCCCGCCCGGATCATCGCCTATACTGACCACGTCTATGGCCCGCCTCTCTGTGCGGAGACCGACCCCATACCCGGGACCGAAAATGCGCTGCAGAAAATATGCATCCTTCTGCGCATCCATACCGGGCACGATTTTTCCCAGTACAAACCGAGCACCATCAATCGCCGTATCGAACGCCGAATGGCCGTGCATCAAATCGACACGCTGGATGCGTACATTCAATACTTGCAGCAAGCCCCGCGGGAAGTGGAGTCCCTTTTTCGCGACTTGCTCATCGGCGTGACTCGTTTTTTCCGCGATACTGAAGCATTCAATACGTTCGAGGAAGAGGTTGTCCCCAAACTCTTTGCTGAAAAGTCACCGGGGTCCTCAATCAGAATCTGGTCGACGGGATGCTCCACCGGAGAGGAGGCTTACTCTGTCGCCATCCTCTTGCAGGAGTACATGGAAAAGACCCGGACAAGAATCAAGGTGCAGATCTTTGCCACCGATATAGACAGTCAGGCCATAAACACTGCCCGTAGCGGATTGTATCCGACCAGCATAGCCGCCGATGTCACGCCGGAACGGCTGTCGCGTTTTTTCACGATTGAGTCCAATGGCAGCGCGTACCGCATCCACAAAACGCTCCGCGACATTCTGATTTTTTCGGAACAGGACGTTATCAAGGACCCGCCCTTTTCCAGGCTCGACTGCATCCTATGCCGCAACCTGCTCATCTACATGGACGGAGAGTTGCAGAAAAAAATCATGCCGCTCTTCCATTACGCCTTGCGCCCTGGCGGATTCCTCTTTTTGGGTACATCGGAAACAGTGGGCGATTTCGGTGACCTGTTCACCGCCATGCACCGCAAATCGAAACTGTATCTGCGCAAGGAAGCACAGCTTGGCAAACGCTCCACAGCCATGAGCCGTTTCATTCCGCCCCTGTCGGCCCTTGACTCGTCACTCCTCCGGCCGACAACCGTCAAGGAGGTCGCCCCCGCCAAGCTGCCGTTGCGTGATTTGACCGAACAGACGCTGTTGCAACGGTTCGTCCCCGTGGGAGTGCTCGTCAACGCGCAGGGTGACATCCTTTACCTCCACGGGCGCACCGGCCAGTACCTGGAACCCGCGCAAGGCGAAGCAGGTACCAACAACATCCTCAAGATGGCGCGGGAGGGACTGCGCCGCGGATTGAACACGGCCCTGCACAAGGCGCGTTCATCCGGCGGAACCGCCCGCAGCCAGTCTTTGTGGGTCAAGACCAACGGGTCCTTCACCTCGGTAGACCTGACGGTCTGCCCGGTAGCTGCCGACCATGTGGATTTTTCTGACCCCCTCTATCTGGTCATCCTGGAACCCTCGCCGCAGGTCGGCCACGGGTCGGTGCCCACATCCGCCTCCCCAGCCGTCGGGGGAGACGGTGAGAAATCAGATGAGGATGGAGAAAAGGACAATCTCGTCAAGACGCTGCGGCAAGAGCTGTTGGCCAACGAAGAATATCTCCAGAGCACCATTGAGGAACTCGAAACATCCAACGAGGAACTCAACTCGTCCAACGAGGAAATGCAGTCAATAAACGAAGAATTGCAATCCTCGAACGAGGAACTCGAGACCTCCAAAGAGGAACTACAATCCGTTAATGAGGAATTGTCCACCGTCAATACCGAGCTGCAGAACAAGCTGACCGATCTGTCGCAGGCCAACAACGACATGAGCAACCTGCTCTCCGGAACGGGCATCGCCACGATATTCGTGGACCACCAGCTGTGCATCATGCGTTTCACCCCGGCCGCCACTCGGATCATAAACCTGATTCCAGTTGATATAGGGAGACCTGTCGGCCACATCGTTTCCAAACTTGTGGGCTACGACAGCCTGGTCGAAGATGTGGAGTCCGTACTGGAAACGCTGCTCCCCAAGGATCTGGAGGTACAGGCGGAGGATGGGAAATGGTATACAATGCGCATCCAGCCGTATCGCACCCTGGATAACGTGATTGAGGGCGCTGTGATCACCTTTGTCGACATAACCGAGATGAAGAAATCTGACGAGCTGTTGCAGGAGGCCCATGGCCAAATCCGCCTCGCAGTGGTTGCGCGGGACTCGCAGGATGCCATTACCGTGTTGGACATGAAGGGAGATATCCTGTCCTGGAATCCTTCGGCACACAGGCTTCTCGGGTGGAGAGAAGAGGAAGCACTGTCCATGAACATTCAGGATATGCTCCCAAAAGATATGCAGGCTGAGGAATTGGAGAACCTTCGACTGGTTGCGCAGGGCGATTTGCCGATGCCCTATGAGACACGCCGTATACACAAGGATGGACAGACATTGCAGGTGTGGCTCACGGCCAGCCTGCTGTTGGACGATACAGGCTCTGCCTATGGCATGGCGACCACACAACGGATAGTCCGGGAGGCCAACAAATCATGA
- a CDS encoding PAS domain-containing sensor histidine kinase gives MKNKLRLQAEALAQSRESVDKQPLSPEEMKQALHELRVHQIELELQNEELRRSQAELDAIRARYFDLYDMAPVGYCTISEDGMTLESNLTAATLLGMHRSDMVGQPWTTFIHREDQDIYYRHRKELLSNNSPNATAECELRLLKKDGSEFWALLTGTLVPDDEGTPVCRVVIHDITGRKQEEQFREDVQRIIHHDIKGPLGALFSLTRMVLEDGESDALMDLFPQVMLGIQQVIQFIDAAEPLREMEKGVFTPAKTPIAIHQLLETVKLSLATLASKCKVTISIQAETDCFSESARVFGEAFLFEDMFMNLGKNAIEALPKGGDVTITCRTDQDMVYIAIHNAGTVPESIRNRFFERYVTEGKRFGTGLGTYSARLIAEAHGGHIKLATSEAEGTTISISLPLCDIR, from the coding sequence ATGAAAAACAAGCTCAGACTTCAAGCAGAAGCGTTGGCCCAATCAAGAGAATCTGTGGATAAACAGCCTCTTTCTCCCGAGGAAATGAAGCAAGCGCTCCACGAGTTGCGCGTCCATCAGATCGAGCTGGAGCTGCAAAACGAGGAGTTGCGCCGGTCACAGGCGGAACTGGACGCCATTCGGGCGCGCTACTTCGATCTCTATGACATGGCTCCGGTCGGTTATTGCACAATCAGCGAAGATGGGATGACCCTCGAGTCCAATCTCACCGCCGCGACCCTGCTCGGCATGCACCGCAGCGACATGGTCGGACAGCCCTGGACCACCTTCATCCATAGGGAGGACCAGGATATATACTACCGTCACCGCAAGGAGCTCCTCAGCAACAATTCGCCGAATGCGACGGCGGAATGCGAATTGCGGCTGTTGAAAAAGGACGGGAGCGAGTTCTGGGCGCTGTTGACTGGCACCTTGGTCCCGGATGACGAAGGAACTCCCGTCTGCCGCGTCGTGATACACGACATCACGGGGCGCAAGCAGGAAGAACAGTTTCGGGAGGACGTGCAACGCATCATCCATCACGACATCAAGGGGCCGCTTGGAGCCCTCTTCTCACTGACGCGGATGGTTCTTGAAGACGGCGAGAGTGACGCCTTGATGGACTTGTTTCCGCAAGTCATGCTCGGTATTCAGCAAGTAATCCAATTCATCGACGCTGCCGAGCCTCTGAGGGAAATGGAAAAGGGTGTATTTACTCCGGCCAAAACGCCTATTGCAATCCATCAACTCCTTGAAACAGTGAAACTCTCCCTGGCGACGCTTGCCTCGAAGTGCAAGGTGACCATTTCGATCCAAGCCGAAACGGATTGCTTTTCTGAAAGCGCGAGAGTGTTCGGAGAGGCCTTCCTCTTTGAGGACATGTTCATGAACCTGGGGAAGAATGCCATTGAGGCTCTCCCGAAGGGAGGGGACGTCACTATCACCTGCCGGACGGACCAAGACATGGTGTACATCGCCATCCATAATGCCGGTACGGTGCCTGAATCAATCCGAAACCGGTTCTTTGAGAGATACGTCACTGAGGGCAAGCGGTTCGGCACGGGGCTGGGGACTTACAGTGCCCGTCTTATCGCCGAGGCACATGGCGGCCACATCAAGCTCGCCACATCAGAGGCCGAAGGGACCACGATCAGCATCTCGCTCCCCCTTTGCGATATCCGGTAG
- a CDS encoding ATP-binding protein, producing MDIKTFESPAPEVCASKIFEACGAKFDKDVVTDLWQKIRRHQWVLSEKLNRDVGFKIACNDFVDNIGTDKELATHNQEKLLVQMGAQAITRDIWDTISDTQPPKKLIQMKIILPLVEEELSRKHGVIPPKTIIFFGPPGTGKTHFVKAMAGRLAWWYVEIMPSMLMVDGVDKIGAHLRSVMEKARDLEEVVIFIDEFEELAGNRDRANRVDRSITNEFLKQVPLIKSHTSKLLLVCATNYIRQLDAALLRPGRFDCIIPVGTLDESGRETILKYFLSKMNVGAIDLARIIALTGKYTPADIEYLFQTIAQHAFEEECESGSNVPVTTDAIVQAIATFTPSLTEGVIEEFKEDIIKYSRA from the coding sequence ATGGATATCAAGACATTCGAATCACCCGCACCCGAGGTCTGCGCCAGCAAGATCTTCGAGGCCTGCGGCGCGAAGTTCGATAAGGATGTTGTTACCGATCTCTGGCAAAAAATCAGGCGACATCAGTGGGTACTGTCCGAAAAATTGAACCGGGATGTCGGATTCAAGATCGCCTGCAACGATTTTGTCGATAATATCGGGACGGATAAGGAACTCGCCACGCACAACCAGGAAAAACTGCTGGTGCAAATGGGCGCACAGGCCATCACCCGAGACATATGGGACACCATCTCCGACACCCAGCCACCCAAGAAGCTGATACAAATGAAGATCATTCTCCCCCTGGTTGAGGAGGAACTCTCTCGGAAACATGGCGTCATTCCACCCAAAACCATCATTTTCTTCGGCCCTCCCGGCACGGGCAAAACCCATTTCGTCAAGGCCATGGCCGGAAGGCTGGCGTGGTGGTACGTGGAAATCATGCCGAGCATGCTCATGGTCGACGGAGTGGACAAAATCGGCGCCCACCTGCGCAGTGTGATGGAAAAGGCGCGAGACCTAGAAGAAGTCGTCATATTCATAGACGAATTCGAAGAACTTGCAGGCAATCGGGATAGAGCCAATCGCGTAGACAGGTCCATCACCAATGAGTTTCTCAAGCAGGTCCCGCTTATCAAAAGCCATACCAGCAAGTTGCTGCTCGTCTGCGCGACCAACTACATCCGCCAACTGGACGCCGCCCTGCTGCGGCCTGGGCGATTTGATTGCATCATCCCGGTCGGGACTCTCGACGAGAGCGGAAGAGAAACCATTCTGAAATATTTCTTGTCCAAAATGAACGTAGGCGCCATCGATTTGGCGCGTATCATCGCCTTGACGGGAAAATACACCCCGGCCGACATCGAATACCTCTTTCAGACCATAGCCCAGCACGCCTTTGAAGAAGAATGCGAAAGCGGGAGCAACGTTCCGGTGACAACGGACGCCATCGTCCAGGCCATTGCAACCTTCACCCCCTCACTGACGGAGGGCGTGATCGAGGAGTTCAAAGAAGACATCATCAAATACTCACGCGCTTGA
- a CDS encoding B12-binding domain-containing radical SAM protein, translating to MKALLVYPAYPDTFWSFKSILSFVSKKAAFPPLGLLTVASMLPAGWEKRLVDTNIAPLENTDLEWADVVMVSAMMVQLPSARKIMKRAREAGKTVIAGGPAFRSHLEQFLDVDHFIIGESETVLPEFLRDFEQGVAKKQYESSERPDLDSTPLPAWDLLRMKDYISMSVQYSRGCPFDCEFCDIVAMNGRRPRVKNPDQMLREIQSLYDAGWRETVFIVDDNFIGNKARVKEFLPKLAEWQRLHHYPFKLMTEASVNLAQDDELMEMMSAANFHKVFIGIETPSTASLVECGKKQNVTADFSSAIRNIHQHGMQVMGGFIVGFDNDTSSIFGQQFRFIQEIGVVTAMIGVLNAMPHTRLWTRLKSEGRLLGELSGENTDACLNFDPRMGCEALLDGYKKLVGELYSPREYYDRISTFLSSYAPTARGKMVRTDVQAFLKSMWAVGIASPARILYWKLVLKTLLTKPKALSTVVEMAIQGLHFARVSQRIMGV from the coding sequence ATGAAAGCTCTTTTGGTCTACCCTGCCTATCCCGATACATTCTGGAGTTTCAAAAGCATACTGTCCTTTGTGTCAAAAAAGGCGGCCTTCCCCCCGCTCGGCTTGCTCACTGTTGCGTCCATGCTGCCTGCGGGATGGGAAAAACGTCTTGTGGACACGAATATCGCCCCTCTGGAGAATACCGATCTTGAATGGGCGGACGTTGTCATGGTCAGCGCCATGATGGTGCAGCTTCCCAGCGCGAGGAAAATCATGAAACGCGCCAGGGAAGCCGGCAAAACCGTGATCGCGGGAGGCCCGGCCTTCAGGTCACATCTGGAGCAGTTTCTTGATGTTGACCATTTTATCATCGGCGAATCCGAAACCGTCCTGCCCGAATTTTTGCGTGACTTCGAACAGGGGGTGGCAAAAAAACAGTATGAGTCCTCCGAACGTCCGGATCTGGACTCGACACCGCTTCCAGCGTGGGACCTCTTGAGGATGAAGGACTATATCTCCATGTCGGTGCAGTATTCCAGAGGCTGCCCCTTTGATTGCGAGTTTTGCGACATTGTGGCCATGAACGGACGGCGCCCTCGGGTCAAAAATCCCGATCAGATGTTGCGGGAAATTCAAAGTCTCTATGATGCAGGATGGAGAGAGACCGTCTTTATCGTGGACGACAACTTCATCGGTAACAAGGCCCGGGTGAAGGAGTTTTTGCCAAAACTCGCCGAATGGCAGAGGCTGCACCATTACCCATTCAAGCTTATGACGGAGGCCAGTGTGAATCTGGCGCAGGACGATGAACTCATGGAAATGATGAGCGCAGCGAACTTCCACAAGGTTTTCATCGGTATTGAAACACCCTCCACGGCGAGCCTGGTTGAGTGCGGGAAAAAACAGAACGTAACCGCCGATTTCAGCTCGGCGATCAGGAATATTCACCAACACGGCATGCAGGTGATGGGTGGCTTCATCGTGGGTTTCGACAACGACACCTCGTCGATTTTCGGGCAGCAATTCAGATTCATTCAGGAGATCGGGGTCGTGACGGCCATGATCGGGGTTCTTAACGCGATGCCGCATACGAGATTATGGACTCGGCTCAAATCCGAAGGGAGACTGCTTGGCGAATTGAGCGGAGAGAATACCGATGCCTGCCTGAACTTCGATCCCCGCATGGGATGTGAAGCCCTGCTGGATGGATACAAGAAACTCGTGGGAGAGCTGTACTCTCCAAGGGAATACTATGACCGGATCAGCACGTTTCTCTCTTCCTACGCACCTACGGCACGGGGGAAAATGGTCCGGACGGATGTTCAGGCCTTCTTGAAAAGCATGTGGGCTGTCGGCATCGCCTCACCCGCCCGCATCCTCTACTGGAAGCTGGTGCTGAAAACACTCTTGACAAAGCCCAAAGCCCTCTCCACCGTGGTTGAAATGGCGATTCAGGGCTTGCATTTTGCCCGGGTGTCCCAGCGCATCATGGGTGTGTGA